Genomic window (Bradyrhizobium sp. 186):
TGCGTAGCGGCTGGACACAAGATGCGACAAGGCGGTCACGAAGAGCCGCTGGTCGTATCGGGAGGATGTGCGGCGATGCTGGATTTCGTTCAGCAGCTGGTCAGCGGTGTTGCGCTCGGCTGCGTCTATGGCCTGATCGCGCTCGGCTTCGTGCTCGTCTACAAGGCCACCGAGGTCGTCAATTTCGCCCAGGGCGATCTGATGATGCTGGGCGGCTTCTTCGCCTTCACCTTCATCGGCATGATGGGCCTGAACTACTGGATCGGTTTCGCCGGTGCGGTGGCCGCGATGGCGCTGTTCGGTATGCTGGCCGAACGCGTCGTGGTGCGGCCGATCCTCGGCTATCCGCAATTCTCCATCATCATGGCGACCATCGGGCTCGGCTATTTCCTGCGCTCGGTCTCCGGGATGATCTGGGGTACCGACGATTTCAAGATCGATACCCCGTTCAGTCAGGGCGTGCTGCGGATCGGCTCGCTGGTGCTCGCCCATGACAAGCTCTCGGTGATCGCCGCCACGGTCATCCTGTGCACGCTGCTCTATCTCTTCTTCAACAAGACCACGCTCGGAACCGCGATGCGCGCCAGTTCCGAGAACATGCTGGCGGCCTATTACATGGGCATCCCGGTCAAGCGCGTGGTGTCGATCGTCTGGGCGATCAGCGCGGCGGTCGCGACCTGCGCCGGCGTGCTGCTGGCGCCGATCACCTTCATCCATTCCAATGTCGGCCTCGTGCTTGGCCTGAAGGCGTTTCCGGCCGCCGTGCTCGGCGGCTTCGGCTCGATCCCCGGCGCCGTCGTCGGCGGCGTGCTGATCGGCGTGATCGAGAGCATGGCCGGCTTCTATCTGGCGGAGGGCTGGAAGGACGTGGCGCCCTACATCGTGCTGCTCGCCGTGCTCCTGCTCAAGCCCGAAGGCCTGTTCGGCCTTCACGTCCGCAAGAAGGTCTGAACGCCATGCGCTTCCTGTTCAAGACCGACTATGAGGACGACATCAGGCTGTTTCCGCATTCGGGCTACGTCGTGTCATATGGCCTGTTGCTGGCCGTGCTGCTGATCGCGCCCTATGTGCTCTCCAGCTACCTGATGAGCCAGCTCGTCTTCGTCTGCATCTATGCGACCGTCGGCGTTGCGCTGCTGATCCTGACCGGCTTTACCGGGCAGGCCTCGCTCGGGCACGCCGCGTTCCTCGCGATTGGCGCCTACACGGCGGCGTACCTCCAGAAGTATAACGTGCCGTTCCCGGTCTATTTCCTTGCCGCCGGCGCCCTGACCGGCCTGATCGGCGCGCTGGTCGGCTTTCCGGCGCTGCGGCTCCAGGGCATCTATCTCGTCATCGCCACCATCTCCTTCGCCTTCATCGTCGAGGAGATTCTGGCGCGCTGGGAGAGCGTCACCAACGGCAACGAGGGCATGCGGATCAAGGCGCTGTCGCTGCTCGGCGTCACAGTCTCGCGCGACAGCCCAACCTTCTATTTCCTGTGCCTCGCGGTGCTGGTGCTGACCATCGTCGGCACGCTCAATCTCTTGCGTTCGCCGACGGGCCGCGCCTTCGTCGCGATCCGCGACTCCGAGACGGCGGCGCGCAGCATGGGCGTCAACGTCGCGCTCTACAAGGTGAAGTCCTTTGCGATCTCGGCGGCGATCACCGGCTTTGCCGGCGTGCTGTTCGCCCACAAGCTCTCCTTCATCTCGCCGGAGATGTTCACGCTCCAGCTCTCGATCGAGTTCATCATCGTGATTCTGATCGGCGGCACCTTCAGCCTGAACGGGGCGGTGCTGGGGGCGATCTTCATCGTGATGATCGATCCGTTCCTGACCTACCTGAAGGACGACATGCCCGGCATCATCGCCGGCATCGCCGCCACGTTCGGTGCCGGCACGCAGGGCGCCGCGAATGTCCAGTCCAAGGTCGCAGCGTTCGCCTCGCTGAACGGGCTGAAGGGCGCGATCTACGGCATCATCATCGTGCTGTTCGTGCTGTTCGAACCGCTCGGGCTCTACGGCCGCTGGCTCAAGATAAAGCTCTTCTTCCAGCTCTTCCCACTCTACAAGCGCGCCACCTTCAAGCGGCAGAAGATCTACGTGAAGTCGGAGCGCAACCGATGAGCTATTTCCGCGCCGAGAACTTGTCGCTGCATTTCGGCGGGCTGAAAGCGGTCGATGCGGTGTCCTTTGCGGTCGAGAAGGGCGAAATCCTTTCGATCATAGGGCCGAACGGCGCGGGCAAGAGCTCGATCTTCAACCTGATCTCGCGCATCTACCGGCCGACCTCGGGCCGCATCTTCTTCGAGGACCAGGACATCACGGAACAGCCGCCCTACGACATCGCCCGGCTCGGCATCGCCCGTACCTTCCAGAATATCGAGCTGTTCGAGAATGCGACTGTGCTGTCCAATCTCCTGGTCGGGCGCCATCGGCATTCGACCACGCAGCTGTGGCAGGAACTGCTGTTTCTGCCGAGCGTGCGCGCCAACGAGAAGCTGCATCGCCGACGTGTCGAGCAAGTCATCGAGTTCCTCGATCTCGAGGCCTATCGCGACAAGCTGATCTCGGGCCTTCCTTACGGCGTGCGCAAGGTGATCGAGCTGGCGCGCGCACTGTGCTCGGAGCCGAAGTTGATCCTGCTCGACGAGCCGTCGTCGGGGCTGAACGTCGAGGAGACCGCCGACATGTCGTTCTGGATCCGCGACTTGAAGAACGAGCTTGGCGTCACCGTGCTGATGGTCGAGCACGACATGTCGCTGGTCAACCGCGTTTCCGATCGCGTGATCGCACTGAACTACGGCCGGGTGCTGGCGATGGGCTCGCCCGCCGAGGTGCAGCAGCATCCCGACGTCGTCGCAGCATATCTGGGAGCCTGACGCGATGGACGCCGCCGTGCCCCCCGAGATCATCCTGAAGCTCTCCAACATCGAGAGCTATTACGGGCCGATCATGGCGATCCGCGGCATTTCGCTGGAAGTGCCGCGCGGCCGCATCGTCACGCTGCTCGGCGCCAACGGCGCCGGCAAGACCACGGTGCTGAAGACGATTTCGGGCATTCTCGATCCGCAGAAGGGTGCCATCGAGTTCATGGGCAAGCCGATCCAGCGCATGGAAGCCGACAAGATCGTGCGGCTGGGCTTAAGCCATGTGCCGGAGGGACGCGAAGTGTTCCCCTTCCTCTCTGTGCGCGAGAACCTGATGATGGGCGCCTATCCGCGCCGGGATCGCGACGGCGTCGCGGAGGATATGGAGCGGGTCTACGGCTACTTCCCGCGGCTGAAGGAGCGCATCAACCAGCCGGCCGGCCAGCTCTCCGGCGGCGAGCAGCAGATGCTGGCGATCGGGCGCGCGCTGATGAACCGGCCGACGCTGCTGTTGCTCGACGAGCCCTCGCTCGGGCTGTCGCCGATCCTGGTGAAGGAGATTTTCACGATCATCCGCCGCGTCAACGAGGAGCAGGGTATGTCGATCCTGCTGGTCGAGCAGAATGCCAAGGTGGCGCTGGAGACGGCGCATTACGGCTACGTGCTGGAGATCGGCCGTATCGTCATGAACGACACCTGCGACCGCTTGATGCATTCCCAGGACATCCAGGAATTCTACCTTGGTGCCAAGGAAGAAGGCGCGCGAGGCGAGCGGCGCTGGAAAAAGAAGAAAACTTGGCGTTAGAGGAAGACTTGGCGTTAAAGGAAGACTTGGCGTTAAATGGGTTGCCCATCCGCAAACACAGACCGCCGGCAAGGCAGGCAGCGGAAGGGAAAGGCGACAAGGAGGGAACGTGCATGGCCCGACCGGCGGTGCTGACGGTCGCTGACACGATCGCGAAGAGCTTTTTGAGTGCGGCGGAGACGCGTGGCGACAGGCCCGCGATCCGCGAGAAGAAGTTCGGCATCTGGCAGCCGACCAGCTGGCGCGAGTGGCTGGAGATATCGAAAGAGATCGCTTACGCCCTGCACGCGTCCGGCTTCATGCCCGGCGACGTCGCCTCCATCATCGCCAACGCCGTGCCGGAGTGGGTCTATGCCGACATGGGTATCCTGTGCGCCGGCGGCGTCTCCTCCGGCATCTATCCGACCGACGCGTCATCCCAGGTCGAATATCTCGTCAACGATTCCCGGACGAAGGTGATTTTCGCCGAGGACGAGGAGCAGCTCGACAAGATCCTGGCCTGCCGCGCGCGCTGCCCGACCGTGCAAAAGATCATCGTGTTCGACATGGAGGGCCTCAGCGGCTTCTTCGACGACATGGTGATGTCGCTCGACGAATTCCGCGCGCTCGGCCGCAACCACATGCTCGGCCGCGAGGCGCTGTGGCAGGACATGATCGACAGCCGCAGCGCGGGTGACCTCGCGGTTCTCGTCTACACCTCAGGCACCACCGGCCCGCCGAAGGGTGCCATGCACGCCAACCGCAGCGTCACGCATCAGATGCGGCACGCCAGCGATTTCATTCCGGCGCGGGAAGACGAAGACCGCCTGATCTTCCTGCCGCTCTGCCACGTCGCCGAACGGATCGGCGGCTACTACATCTCCGTTGCGCTCGGCTCGGTGATGAATTTCGCCGAGAGCCCGGAGACGGTGCCGGACAATCTGCGCGAGGTGCAGCCGACCGTCTTCCTCGCGGTGCCGCGCATCTGGGAAAAATTCTATTCCGCCATCACCATCGCGCTGAAGGATGCGACGCCGTTCCAGCAATGGGTCTACCGGCGCGCCATCGATATCGGCTATCGCATGGTCGACTGCCGGATCGAGGGCAAAACGCCGCCGCTGTCGCTGCGTATCGCCAACGGCCTTGCCTACCGGCTCGCGTTCCGCAACATCCGCCGCATGATCGGGCTCGACCGTTGTCGCACCGCGTTCACGGGCGCGGCGCCGATCGCGCCGGAGCTGATCCGCTGGTACCTCGCGCTCGGCATCGACATCCACGAGGTCTATGGCCAGACCGAGAATTGCGGGGTCGCGACCATGATGCCGGCGGAGCGGATCAAGCTCGGCTCGGTCGGCACGGCCGTGCCCTGGGGCGAAGTCGCGCTGTCGCCCGACGGCGAGATCCTGATCAAGGGCGACTTCCTGTTCATGGGCTACCTGAACCAGCCGGAGAAGTCTGCGGAGACCATCGATTCCAGCGGCTGGCTGCACACCGGCGATGTCGGCACCATCGACAACGAGGGTTTCGTCCGGATCACCGACCGGATGAAGGACATCATCATCACCGCCGGCGGCAAGAACATCACGCCGTCCGAGATCGAGAACCAGCTCAAATTCTCGCCCTACATCTCCGACGCCGTCGTGATCGGCGACAAGCGGCCGTTTCTGACCTGCCTCGTCATGATCGACCAGGAGAATGTCGAGAAGTTCGCGCAGGACCACGACATCCCCTTCACCAATTACGCGAGCCTGTGCCGGGCGACCGAGATCCAGGACCTGATCTGGCGCGAGATCGAGCAGGTCAACGGCAATTTCGCCCGCGTCGAGACCATCAAGAAGTTTTATCTGATCGAGCGCCAGCTTACCCCGGAGGACGAGGAGCTGACGCCGACCATGAAGCTGAAGCGCGGTTTCGTGAACAAGCGCTATGCCGCCGAGATCGACGCGATGTATCGCGCGCGTGCGGTCGCGTGACGCGCCTGCCAGTTCGCGAGAGCGAAGGAGCGATGGCCCCGCCCTTCGCGTAATACGGGCCCCAAGGAGAGGAGACGTCAATGTCGAGATCGTTGATAGCGTTCGGCCTTGCGGTAGGCGCGGTGGTGCTCACCTGTCTGCCGGCCGCAGCGCAAACCAAGATCACCAATGAAGGCATCTCGGCAAGCGAGATCGTCATCGGCACTCATCAGGATCTGTCGGGCCCGATCAAGGGCTGGGGCGTGCCGGTCTCCAACGGGATGAAGATGGCGGTCGAGGAGATCAACGCCGCCGGCGGCGTCCAGGGGCGCAAGATTCGACTGGTCGTCGAGGACAGCGGCTACGATCCGAAGAAGGCCGTGCTGGCGTCGCAGAAGCTGATCGAGCGCGACAAGATCTTCGCGATGGTGGGACCGATGGGATCGCCGACCGTGCTCGCCGCGCAGGACATCCTGCTCGATGCCGGCGTTCTTCAGCTCTTCCCGCTGACGGCGGCCGAGTTCACCTTCAAGTTCGATCCGGCCAAGCCGCAGGAGCGGCTGAAGTTCAACAACCTCTTGCCTTACGTCGAGAGCACGCGCGCGGCGCTGAAATACATGATGGAGTGGAAGAGCTTCAAGAAGCCTTGCATCATGCATCAGGATGACGAGTACGGCAAAAACGTTCTCGACGGCTTCAACCAGCAGCTCACCGCCATGAAGGTGCAGCCGGCCTCGATCACGAGCTATAAGCGCGGCGCCTCCGATTTCAGCGCGCAGATTGCCAAGATGAAGTCCGACGGCTGCGACCTCGTCGTGCTCGGCGCGGTCCTCCGCGAGCCCATCGGCGCCATGACCGAGGCCAGGAAGCTCGGCTGGGAGGTTACTTTCCTCGGCGCGACGCCCACCAATGTGATGGAGGTGCCCATGCTCGGCAAGGAAGCCGTCGAAGGCCTCTACGCCGCTGCCCTCTTCGAGATTCCTTACGAGGACACGGCCAAGGGCAAGGTCAAGGATTGGCTCGCCAACTACAAGAAGATGTTCGGCACCGACGCCAACACCCAGGCCATCATCGGCTACAACGCGGTCATGACTTTCGCCTTCTATGCACAGAAGGCGGGCAAGGACCTGACCGGCCAGAAGATGCTGGACGCGCTGGAATCGGGCGACAAGTTCCTCGACATCTTCAACTCGCCTCCGACGAAGTTCTCCAAGACCGACCATCTCGCCAGCACCATCACCCAGGTGCAACAGGTCAAGGGCGGCCGCTGGGTGCTGGTGAAGGACAATCTGATGTTTTGATCTTCGCCTCTCCCCGCTTGCGGGGAGAGGCCGCATCGCATCGAAGATGTGATGCGGGTGAGGGGACTCTCCGCGAGTCCAGCTCTCACCGTGATCGTGGAGGCGGCCCCTCACCCCAACCCTCTCCCCGCTAAGAGCGGGGAGAGGGAGAGAGAGAGAGCCTACGACCCCCCGCCCGCGGTGCCGGAATTCACCGGCGCCAGCTCGTCCTCCCGGCATCGCCAGCCGTCGCCGGCTTTCACGAAGGCGAAGGTGCGCTGGATCCTGAGCCGGCGCGTGACGTTGAAGGCCTCTCCGGAGCGCTCCCTGTTGCCTGCTCCCGGCTGTGGACGGCCCGTCCTGGGGTCCCAGCAGGTGCCCGTGCAAGTGGAAGCAACCTTGCTACAGGCGGTGAAGGGCGCCAGCACGACCATTTCGATCTCGCCCGTGACCTGCGCCTCCTGCTCGGTCACCTGGCTGTCGATGGCGAAGACGCGGTTGATGCGGACGAAATTGCCGCACGAGTTGGCTGCATGGATTCGCGCGGCGCAGAAGTCGACGGCGTCGGTGTCGGGCAGCCGCGCCGCGACCTGCCGGCCGAATACCTTCTTCGGATCGCCCTTGGCAGTGCGGATATCATCGGACTTGTGCTTCAGGTAGTCGGCAAGACAGTCTTCGGCGGACTCAAGCTCCTGAAGCGGCACGTTCTCCTTGCCGACGAGATTGCATTTGCGATCGCGCTCCCTGGTCCACCGGCCATATTCGGCGAAGGCAAAGCGTGCCGCCGTCTGGTCCAGCTTGCCGATCAGGCCGAGCACCTGGCCGTTGAGCTCCGTTTCGGCGAGCGCCAGCGATGGATCTGCACAGATCAGTGCGCCGGCCGCGGTGTTGGCTGCGAGACAGTCGAAATCCGGATCGCGCAAGATCGCGGCGCGCTCGTCGGTCAGCTTGAGAAGGCACGCCTTCACCCGGTCGAAATCCTCGTAGCGGATCGTGGCCTGGGCGATGATTCCGCAACCGAGGCTGCGCTGCCGGATCCAGATCGCGTTCTCCTCGATCGCCGGCAGGCGATCGGGCAGCCGGGCGAGGCGTGCTTCGATCGCCGCGCTCAGCTTCTCGGCGGCAGAGGCGAGCCCGGCATCGCCGCAAAACAGTTGATTGGCGGGATCGCGGTTCTGCTGGCAGTTGTTCTTGGCGAACAACGGCAGCTTGTCGGCGATGGAGCGATCGGACGTGCCGGATTGCGCGGAGGCCGGTGCCGCCAGCGAGGCCAGCAGCGCAAGCACAGTCAGCACGATGAACCGCATTCCGATCGCCCCCCAGCATGGTCGAAGCCATGCTAGCGTCCCGGATCGCGCGGCGAAATGACTTTGTGGCGTAGCCCTGATGGAGCGAAGCGTAATCCGGGGCTCTCAGGTTGGCGCTGGTCCCGGATTTCGCTGCGCTCCATCCAGGCTACAGGTTGGAAGATCAGCGCACCTCGGCATTGGAAGCGACCAGCGACATGCGCTGGCTGTCCAGCCCGGAGAACCGCACCGGCTCGTCGACATATTTCATCACGGCGGATCGATAGAGCACGAACAGCGGCTGGTAGCTCCCTGCATCGTCGTCTTCGACCATCGCCATGCGGCGGTTGTCGAGCATCAGCCAATGGCCGTCGAGCTTTGCTGCGGCAACGGCATGCTCTTCGCCGGCATGGGTGTCGCGCACCACGACGATGCGGAGGTCGTCGGCGGCGACGCCCGCAAGCCGCAGCGCGGCCAGCTTGGCGATGGCGTAGTCCTCGCAATCGCCGGCGCCGCGCTGGAAAGTCGCAAGCGGCGAGCTCCAGACGTCGTCGGCGCCGTCATTGGCTGCCCGGATGGCGAGATTGATGGCGCGGTTGGTCTCGCCGAGCCGCGCCCGTCCGTCACGGGTACGGGCCTGATCGACGATGGCGAGCAGCTTCAGTGCAGCCGGCGACACGCAACCCTCGCGATCGCCGTCGCACAGCGCGAGTTGCACCATGTCCTCGTCGAGCTTGTCCTTCAGCGCGAACCATTTCTGTTGCAGGCTGCCCGTGGAGATGGCGAAGGCGAACACGCCGAAGGGTTCGGCGGATTTGCGCACGAGAACGCCGGCGCCCGGCGACAGCAGCGTGCCGGCGCGAAGCTCGGCGGCCGATCCGAGCAGGATCAATCCGCACAGGACAAGGATCGCGCGCCAGGCGCGCGTATGAGCAGCGGTCTCCATCTGACATCCCCTTCCGGCTTCGCCAAGTCCCCCTCGACCTGTACGTGCCGGGCTTTGTTGCTTTCGCGGAGATAGTGCGAGATGGGCCGTTTTGTTCTGCTTAACGTGCCCGGCAGAGCTCCCAAAACCGAGGGACAGGCTGAAATGGGCCTCGCCAAGTTGCGTAAAATTTTACGAATCTGCGGCTAGGAGGACGGTAGCCGCCGCGAAATGGCGCCAATTGCAGGCACAAGTTGTGCGGTCGCCGATTCCGTGTCCATGGCTAACGGCCCGCAATTTCACGGGTTCTGTTAGCTGGGTCACAGTTTTTGTTCCGTATTTACCGCAGTATGTTGCAGGGCACTGCGAAGAAAAGGCGACAGAAGTATCTGCCGTCGATTTTATACAGCGGAATACATGGGGTGACGAGAAATGCGCGCGAATAAGCCAAACTCTACTTACAAATATCGCAGGAATGACTTGGCTTTCACTGGATCCAATCGTCCCAAAGAGGCTTCTGTGAGCGCGTCACGCTAAATCACACAAGCAATAGAGGGTTTCACTAAGGACTTGCTAATGATATGCAAGCTTAAGCGGTCCATACTTATTTAAATATTAACCCTTTTACGGTGCCCCGTTGAATTACGCTGGCAAGTTTGACGCCGCGATCTCCTTGGATGGCCAGGGTTCCCCCTCGCCCGCCTCCGTCCATGTCGATTCCTTTACCGCCAAGCCCTTTACGGCCAAGGCGCACGGTCACGTGCCCGAGGGCGCGTTCGTTGTTCCCGATCCCAACCTGATCTTCCACGGCGAGTTCAAGCGCGCCGGTGTCGACCTCGTGCTGTCCCACGACGATCGCGAATTTGTCGTTCACGATTATTTCAGGGGCGACAAGCGCGCGGCGATCTCATCGCCGGATGGCGCGCACCTCACCGGCGACGTCGTCAGTGCGCTCACGGGCCATGTCCAGTATGCGCAGGCCGCGCCCGGCGCCGCCGCCGCGCAGGTCATCGGTCACGTCACCAAGCTTTCCGGCAGCGCGACCGCGGTCCGCAACGGTGTCTCGATCGTCCTGAACAATGGCGACAACGTCGAGAAGGGCGATGTGGTCTCGACCGGCGGGGACTCGACGCTCGGCATCACTTTCATCGACGGCACGGTGTTCGGCCTGTCCTCCAATGCGCGGATGGTGCTGAACGAGATGGTCTATGACCCCAA
Coding sequences:
- a CDS encoding branched-chain amino acid ABC transporter permease; its protein translation is MLDFVQQLVSGVALGCVYGLIALGFVLVYKATEVVNFAQGDLMMLGGFFAFTFIGMMGLNYWIGFAGAVAAMALFGMLAERVVVRPILGYPQFSIIMATIGLGYFLRSVSGMIWGTDDFKIDTPFSQGVLRIGSLVLAHDKLSVIAATVILCTLLYLFFNKTTLGTAMRASSENMLAAYYMGIPVKRVVSIVWAISAAVATCAGVLLAPITFIHSNVGLVLGLKAFPAAVLGGFGSIPGAVVGGVLIGVIESMAGFYLAEGWKDVAPYIVLLAVLLLKPEGLFGLHVRKKV
- a CDS encoding branched-chain amino acid ABC transporter permease, which gives rise to MRFLFKTDYEDDIRLFPHSGYVVSYGLLLAVLLIAPYVLSSYLMSQLVFVCIYATVGVALLILTGFTGQASLGHAAFLAIGAYTAAYLQKYNVPFPVYFLAAGALTGLIGALVGFPALRLQGIYLVIATISFAFIVEEILARWESVTNGNEGMRIKALSLLGVTVSRDSPTFYFLCLAVLVLTIVGTLNLLRSPTGRAFVAIRDSETAARSMGVNVALYKVKSFAISAAITGFAGVLFAHKLSFISPEMFTLQLSIEFIIVILIGGTFSLNGAVLGAIFIVMIDPFLTYLKDDMPGIIAGIAATFGAGTQGAANVQSKVAAFASLNGLKGAIYGIIIVLFVLFEPLGLYGRWLKIKLFFQLFPLYKRATFKRQKIYVKSERNR
- a CDS encoding ABC transporter ATP-binding protein, translating into MSYFRAENLSLHFGGLKAVDAVSFAVEKGEILSIIGPNGAGKSSIFNLISRIYRPTSGRIFFEDQDITEQPPYDIARLGIARTFQNIELFENATVLSNLLVGRHRHSTTQLWQELLFLPSVRANEKLHRRRVEQVIEFLDLEAYRDKLISGLPYGVRKVIELARALCSEPKLILLDEPSSGLNVEETADMSFWIRDLKNELGVTVLMVEHDMSLVNRVSDRVIALNYGRVLAMGSPAEVQQHPDVVAAYLGA
- a CDS encoding ABC transporter ATP-binding protein; the encoded protein is MDAAVPPEIILKLSNIESYYGPIMAIRGISLEVPRGRIVTLLGANGAGKTTVLKTISGILDPQKGAIEFMGKPIQRMEADKIVRLGLSHVPEGREVFPFLSVRENLMMGAYPRRDRDGVAEDMERVYGYFPRLKERINQPAGQLSGGEQQMLAIGRALMNRPTLLLLDEPSLGLSPILVKEIFTIIRRVNEEQGMSILLVEQNAKVALETAHYGYVLEIGRIVMNDTCDRLMHSQDIQEFYLGAKEEGARGERRWKKKKTWR
- a CDS encoding AMP-dependent synthetase/ligase, whose amino-acid sequence is MARPAVLTVADTIAKSFLSAAETRGDRPAIREKKFGIWQPTSWREWLEISKEIAYALHASGFMPGDVASIIANAVPEWVYADMGILCAGGVSSGIYPTDASSQVEYLVNDSRTKVIFAEDEEQLDKILACRARCPTVQKIIVFDMEGLSGFFDDMVMSLDEFRALGRNHMLGREALWQDMIDSRSAGDLAVLVYTSGTTGPPKGAMHANRSVTHQMRHASDFIPAREDEDRLIFLPLCHVAERIGGYYISVALGSVMNFAESPETVPDNLREVQPTVFLAVPRIWEKFYSAITIALKDATPFQQWVYRRAIDIGYRMVDCRIEGKTPPLSLRIANGLAYRLAFRNIRRMIGLDRCRTAFTGAAPIAPELIRWYLALGIDIHEVYGQTENCGVATMMPAERIKLGSVGTAVPWGEVALSPDGEILIKGDFLFMGYLNQPEKSAETIDSSGWLHTGDVGTIDNEGFVRITDRMKDIIITAGGKNITPSEIENQLKFSPYISDAVVIGDKRPFLTCLVMIDQENVEKFAQDHDIPFTNYASLCRATEIQDLIWREIEQVNGNFARVETIKKFYLIERQLTPEDEELTPTMKLKRGFVNKRYAAEIDAMYRARAVA
- a CDS encoding ABC transporter substrate-binding protein, giving the protein MSRSLIAFGLAVGAVVLTCLPAAAQTKITNEGISASEIVIGTHQDLSGPIKGWGVPVSNGMKMAVEEINAAGGVQGRKIRLVVEDSGYDPKKAVLASQKLIERDKIFAMVGPMGSPTVLAAQDILLDAGVLQLFPLTAAEFTFKFDPAKPQERLKFNNLLPYVESTRAALKYMMEWKSFKKPCIMHQDDEYGKNVLDGFNQQLTAMKVQPASITSYKRGASDFSAQIAKMKSDGCDLVVLGAVLREPIGAMTEARKLGWEVTFLGATPTNVMEVPMLGKEAVEGLYAAALFEIPYEDTAKGKVKDWLANYKKMFGTDANTQAIIGYNAVMTFAFYAQKAGKDLTGQKMLDALESGDKFLDIFNSPPTKFSKTDHLASTITQVQQVKGGRWVLVKDNLMF
- a CDS encoding transglutaminase-like cysteine peptidase, translating into METAAHTRAWRAILVLCGLILLGSAAELRAGTLLSPGAGVLVRKSAEPFGVFAFAISTGSLQQKWFALKDKLDEDMVQLALCDGDREGCVSPAALKLLAIVDQARTRDGRARLGETNRAINLAIRAANDGADDVWSSPLATFQRGAGDCEDYAIAKLAALRLAGVAADDLRIVVVRDTHAGEEHAVAAAKLDGHWLMLDNRRMAMVEDDDAGSYQPLFVLYRSAVMKYVDEPVRFSGLDSQRMSLVASNAEVR